From one Halosimplex rubrum genomic stretch:
- a CDS encoding zinc ribbon domain-containing protein → MTAKKFRLDEASTVRENGYDWNVVECTECGEQVQQRHVEDDGHRQDVCPACDQEMTFDTSNEIEIPSVKSQSTIDWENNHGENGGDAPDAV, encoded by the coding sequence ATGACAGCGAAAAAATTCAGATTAGACGAAGCATCGACAGTTAGAGAAAACGGCTACGACTGGAACGTCGTGGAGTGTACAGAGTGTGGTGAGCAAGTCCAACAGCGACACGTCGAGGACGACGGCCATCGACAAGATGTGTGTCCTGCCTGCGACCAGGAGATGACGTTCGACACTTCAAACGAAATCGAGATTCCAAGCGTGAAGAGTCAGTCTACGATTGACTGGGAAAATAACCACGGCGAAAACGGAGGTGATGCTCCTGATGCGGTGTGA
- a CDS encoding DNA cytosine methyltransferase, giving the protein MSGLRVFDIFCGAGGFSCGFEQAGFDIEIGFDLNEDALRTFVNNHNADGGLWDLQEMDPGTMDTQYGLHGGLVDVMIGGPPCKGFSTMGERDESDVRNRLYYCAIDYVNHLSPDVVLFENVVGLKSMEDGRGENVLDNIVQAFELCENPTYNVSWRVFDAVDFGVPQTRKRLLVCAVSENLHFTSEDVLSIEPDESERSLEDVVEVEDRYDVQTSPANEGRQLRQETALRGIDEPSYTIKADVPNSLLNSDDLPVDSIKDIDSRRLTIDEIKRVQSFPDDYEFHGDTKTSMYKQIGHAVPPQMAYHFAVRIRKLLQGEPVDGGLQTELGSF; this is encoded by the coding sequence ATGAGCGGACTGAGAGTCTTTGATATCTTCTGTGGAGCAGGCGGCTTCTCGTGTGGCTTTGAACAGGCAGGCTTCGATATTGAGATTGGGTTCGACTTGAACGAGGACGCTCTGCGAACTTTCGTCAACAACCACAACGCCGACGGTGGACTGTGGGACCTGCAGGAGATGGACCCAGGCACGATGGACACGCAGTACGGTCTCCACGGCGGTCTCGTGGATGTGATGATTGGTGGTCCTCCGTGCAAAGGATTCTCCACGATGGGTGAGCGGGATGAGAGCGACGTTCGCAACCGCCTCTATTACTGTGCTATCGATTACGTGAACCATCTCAGCCCCGATGTAGTTCTCTTCGAAAACGTGGTCGGCTTGAAATCGATGGAAGACGGTAGAGGAGAAAACGTTCTGGACAACATCGTCCAAGCGTTTGAGTTGTGCGAAAATCCCACTTACAACGTATCTTGGAGAGTCTTCGACGCTGTTGACTTTGGAGTCCCTCAGACACGCAAACGACTTCTCGTATGTGCTGTATCCGAAAACCTCCACTTCACTTCTGAGGATGTACTCTCTATCGAACCTGATGAGTCTGAACGCTCTCTCGAAGATGTAGTCGAGGTCGAGGATAGATATGATGTGCAGACTTCGCCTGCTAACGAGGGTCGGCAACTCCGTCAGGAAACAGCACTCCGTGGAATCGACGAGCCGAGTTACACAATCAAAGCAGATGTGCCGAACTCGCTCCTCAATTCAGATGACTTGCCTGTAGACAGCATCAAAGATATCGACAGTCGGCGTCTCACGATAGACGAAATCAAGCGGGTCCAATCGTTCCCAGACGACTACGAATTCCACGGTGACACGAAGACTTCGATGTACAAGCAAATTGGTCACGCCGTTCCACCACAGATGGCCTATCACTTCGCCGTCCGCATCCGAAAATTGTTGCAAGGTGAGCCTGTGGACGGTGGACTTCAAACTGAATTAGGTTCGTTCTGA
- a CDS encoding helix-hairpin-helix domain-containing protein, with the protein MTGNCSFNLEGIDEEGRLQLVTGKIASGKTSFGISLAEQEEEIISNLESVEGAFYANSPEAVKAILKLKPETKFAVLLDDITANLSYDVERRQIVELVSNLVDAGHRVILTGTVLDDFPAELLYFGEGEWDDATRDVYHLPERGRAEYREIYRVGGQLDTETACSFPAAHPSQAFDSQEIPEFEFDVDEDDQKNEPKYDEGDLILTPEEYDKSDPQTYIRDGFKIVGWYESGDEIVYQLSYVPEDQDDGEIFESDIEEKGSIEVVEDGGYIHNYKKNREEDLTKVSGVGLVEEARLRREGYTTVEDLQVATQSDLSSVDGIGNALAARIKADVGEVEQDEELSLSEFLELSRGQQRKRVKIALAQQTADDELPDDLFQPDERFPPQIHLDHLESQLDYNLGQVDGFFELDWSEKCDVAKIAANNDLGLEATENIIQRILASAGDASC; encoded by the coding sequence ATGACAGGAAACTGTTCTTTTAACTTAGAAGGTATAGATGAAGAAGGAAGACTACAGCTAGTCACAGGAAAGATTGCCTCTGGAAAGACGAGTTTTGGAATCAGTCTTGCTGAACAAGAAGAAGAGATTATCTCGAATCTTGAGAGCGTAGAAGGAGCGTTCTATGCGAACTCACCTGAAGCAGTAAAGGCTATTCTCAAGCTCAAACCAGAAACGAAGTTTGCTGTACTACTTGATGATATCACAGCGAATCTTAGCTATGATGTAGAGAGGAGACAGATTGTAGAGTTGGTTTCTAATTTAGTAGATGCAGGACACCGAGTTATCCTCACAGGAACCGTCTTAGATGACTTCCCTGCTGAGTTGTTGTACTTTGGCGAAGGTGAGTGGGATGATGCTACAAGAGATGTATATCACCTTCCAGAGCGTGGGCGAGCTGAATACAGAGAGATTTACAGAGTTGGTGGTCAGTTAGATACTGAAACTGCTTGCTCGTTCCCTGCGGCTCACCCATCACAGGCGTTTGATTCTCAGGAGATTCCTGAGTTCGAGTTCGACGTTGATGAGGATGACCAGAAAAACGAGCCGAAATACGATGAAGGAGATTTAATCCTCACGCCTGAAGAGTACGATAAATCTGACCCACAAACCTACATCCGAGATGGATTCAAAATCGTCGGCTGGTATGAGTCGGGAGACGAGATAGTCTACCAGTTATCGTATGTTCCTGAAGACCAGGACGACGGAGAGATTTTCGAGTCTGATATCGAAGAGAAGGGTTCCATCGAGGTCGTAGAAGATGGTGGGTATATTCACAACTATAAGAAGAACCGTGAAGAGGATTTGACCAAGGTTAGTGGCGTAGGTCTTGTTGAAGAAGCTCGGTTGCGTCGTGAAGGATATACGACGGTCGAAGACTTGCAGGTGGCTACACAGTCCGACCTCTCCTCTGTAGATGGTATTGGAAACGCTCTCGCCGCTCGTATCAAAGCCGATGTTGGAGAAGTAGAACAAGATGAAGAATTATCTCTCAGCGAGTTTTTAGAGTTGTCACGGGGACAGCAACGCAAGCGAGTAAAAATCGCTCTAGCTCAACAGACAGCGGATGACGAACTCCCTGACGACCTCTTCCAACCAGACGAGCGATTCCCACCACAAATCCATCTTGACCACCTCGAATCACAACTCGACTACAATCTCGGTCAGGTAGACGGATTCTTTGAGTTAGACTGGTCGGAGAAGTGTGATGTTGCTAAGATTGCAGCGAATAACGACCTCGGCCTCGAAGCAACTGAGAACATCATCCAGAGAATTCTCGCATCTGCGGGGGATGCTTCATGTTAG
- a CDS encoding minichromosome maintenance protein MCM, whose amino-acid sequence MEQIYDEDLATIDVDDVTVTVTLDFDNLSDLNENLPRMFENDPDGALHNLEIIGCERAVEQGLIESDEIKYTNLVVETEQDGKRVDELKTADHDRLVQIDATVEQVYAKKPITIDTVWRCVVCGTRHSVSQYTVDGQIDKPHSCVSEDCNNTAQSKFKIIEEEEVEQTRQLIKLSDDATADRQGEDILTHLYPPLLDSVEVGETVTVTAIPRTYREQKNDAVKERELVALGIDNEQESIEVSDEERERFEEIVESGDAEDLLLESLAPHIVGEEIEDFKQGVLAAVVSGDVEWMDRSDMNIIGIGSPAVGKTKILEFVEESVNRSKMVEGSGSSKAGLLGFAKEDETKGGWYAHSGPFFRYRDVMMDEVADMNPEEMQGMKSALEHQSYSITSGGVDQELTTTGSFIGASNPIDGKFNEHEALDDQFNFDPALLSRFGLIYIIQDNQDEETDKQKATAMMTRWQEAAADETDHDRLTKTEFGKFVEYLKESEPSPPSEDVVEFVASEFASLRADDSDHIDLRKLPTIMRLATVFARLNGHDQIEKQDMTRGAEMLIDSVNRLDEANIDKSVLWTGENSEQTEAKERVVDAVDTLHHADDDDPTRTEVEKRIVMNHQLDQETVRWAIESRLEDDALYEGDDGVLHTTKN is encoded by the coding sequence ATGGAACAAATCTACGATGAAGACCTCGCCACTATCGACGTGGATGATGTGACGGTTACAGTCACGCTCGACTTCGATAATCTGAGCGACCTCAACGAAAACCTCCCACGTATGTTCGAGAACGACCCAGATGGCGCTCTCCATAACCTCGAAATTATTGGATGTGAGCGAGCTGTTGAACAGGGCTTGATTGAGTCGGACGAAATCAAGTACACGAACCTTGTCGTGGAAACCGAACAGGACGGAAAGCGAGTTGATGAACTCAAGACCGCTGACCACGACCGACTCGTTCAGATAGATGCGACGGTTGAACAAGTGTACGCAAAGAAGCCGATTACAATCGACACCGTATGGCGGTGTGTTGTTTGTGGCACTCGGCACAGCGTTAGCCAGTACACGGTAGACGGTCAAATCGACAAGCCGCACTCGTGTGTGTCCGAAGACTGCAATAACACGGCGCAGTCGAAGTTCAAAATCATCGAGGAAGAGGAAGTAGAGCAAACCCGCCAACTCATCAAACTCAGCGATGATGCAACTGCTGACCGACAAGGCGAGGATATTCTTACTCACCTCTACCCGCCACTACTTGATTCGGTTGAGGTTGGTGAGACTGTCACGGTTACGGCCATCCCTCGAACGTATCGAGAGCAGAAGAACGACGCTGTGAAAGAGCGAGAGTTAGTCGCCCTTGGAATCGATAACGAACAGGAGTCGATTGAAGTCTCTGATGAAGAACGAGAACGGTTCGAAGAAATCGTTGAGTCAGGTGATGCGGAAGACCTTCTCCTCGAATCACTCGCCCCACATATTGTCGGTGAAGAGATTGAGGACTTCAAGCAAGGTGTTCTCGCCGCCGTCGTCTCTGGTGACGTGGAGTGGATGGACCGTAGCGACATGAACATCATCGGGATTGGTTCTCCTGCAGTTGGTAAAACCAAGATTCTCGAATTTGTCGAGGAATCAGTGAATCGCTCAAAGATGGTTGAAGGGAGCGGGTCATCAAAGGCAGGACTCCTCGGGTTCGCAAAAGAAGATGAGACTAAGGGCGGATGGTATGCTCATAGTGGACCGTTCTTCCGATACCGAGATGTGATGATGGATGAAGTCGCCGATATGAATCCCGAAGAGATGCAAGGGATGAAGTCGGCGCTCGAACACCAATCGTACTCGATTACTAGCGGTGGTGTAGACCAAGAACTCACGACGACAGGTTCGTTCATCGGCGCAAGCAACCCTATCGACGGGAAGTTCAACGAACACGAAGCGTTAGACGACCAGTTTAATTTCGACCCTGCGCTACTCAGTCGATTCGGTCTCATCTACATCATCCAAGACAATCAGGATGAAGAAACGGATAAGCAGAAAGCGACGGCGATGATGACTCGCTGGCAAGAAGCCGCTGCTGATGAAACAGACCACGACCGACTCACCAAAACCGAGTTCGGCAAGTTCGTGGAATACCTCAAAGAATCCGAACCGTCGCCACCAAGTGAAGATGTTGTCGAGTTCGTCGCTTCGGAATTCGCTTCCCTCCGAGCTGATGATAGTGACCACATCGACCTTCGTAAACTCCCGACGATTATGCGACTCGCAACCGTGTTCGCTCGCCTCAACGGACACGACCAAATCGAGAAGCAAGATATGACTCGTGGAGCGGAGATGCTCATCGATTCCGTCAACCGCCTCGATGAAGCCAACATCGACAAATCCGTACTGTGGACAGGTGAGAACTCGGAACAGACGGAAGCGAAGGAACGTGTTGTTGATGCTGTGGATACTCTCCACCACGCTGACGATGACGACCCGACTCGAACAGAAGTCGAGAAGCGGATTGTGATGAATCACCAACTCGACCAGGAGACCGTCCGATGGGCGATTGAGAGTCGCCTTGAAGATGATGCGCTCTACGAAGGTGACGACGGTGTACTGCACACGACCAAGAACTAA
- a CDS encoding ribbon-helix-helix domain-containing protein, whose translation MNNKKCNPSVPMDAEFVDELDAIKERRGYSSRAALIRDILSQAISPGDLEDEIARLEDEIDSLEQQKASIEQDIKSKKALLEHKRDQLEEQQEREQSAEEELEEALNTVAAYLAVGDEELDVTVAAQSSVETVLQLEDECDSVDAVLDLAEQRVDDIDPADYLPDSIVASADEQDLADKYNL comes from the coding sequence ATGAATAACAAGAAGTGCAACCCGTCCGTTCCGATGGATGCGGAGTTCGTCGATGAACTCGACGCTATCAAAGAACGTCGAGGGTACTCTTCACGAGCGGCTCTGATTCGGGATATCCTCTCGCAGGCAATCTCTCCTGGCGACCTCGAAGACGAAATCGCTCGGCTTGAAGATGAGATTGATTCGCTCGAACAGCAGAAAGCAAGCATCGAGCAGGATATCAAATCGAAGAAGGCTCTCTTGGAACACAAGCGAGACCAACTCGAAGAGCAGCAGGAACGAGAACAGTCGGCTGAAGAAGAACTCGAAGAGGCTCTCAATACAGTAGCGGCGTATCTCGCTGTTGGCGACGAAGAACTGGATGTGACGGTGGCCGCTCAATCTTCGGTCGAGACTGTTCTGCAGCTTGAAGATGAGTGTGACTCCGTGGATGCTGTTCTCGACCTCGCTGAACAGCGGGTTGATGATATCGACCCTGCGGACTACCTCCCAGACTCGATTGTAGCATCGGCTGATGAACAAGACCTTGCAGACAAATACAACCTTTAA
- a CDS encoding DNA adenine methylase, producing MTNSHQSTIDGVVADDDSLESYNWTFEKSDTQYLTHGLHNYPARMIPKIPDTLLGHYKQTGVIEEGDLVYDPFSGSGTTAVEGRLHGLNAEGNDINPFAVMLSEAKAIPLERGGLSEARDALVDGLSEDLREVREAYDESGEVEWLEMPDVRDGWFPEPQLHELTALRDRIDSVEDEFGEAYARFFRIVLSHTTRKVSYQRNGEYKRYRLAEEDRADHNPDVEAIFTKKLKQNMEKMRDYSNRVDHDLDTTIHYSDSRTAVEDVGENQADIVITSPPYGDHQTTVAYGQFSQDPALLTGKVTYDEMKDVDKTGLGGRYDVLEPLSELEEYSPTLKATLDTLREKDGRSDDAMDFFRDYYAVMEQVGEITKSGQPVAWVVANRTMSRVNIPTHLITRELCEHLGYEFNVNLPREIPNKTLPWENAPENVEGTKGDLMANENIVILRAP from the coding sequence ATGACTAACTCACACCAATCTACTATCGACGGTGTAGTAGCCGACGACGACAGTCTGGAGTCGTATAACTGGACTTTCGAGAAGTCGGATACGCAGTATCTCACGCACGGTCTCCACAATTATCCTGCTCGGATGATTCCGAAAATTCCCGACACGCTTCTCGGGCACTACAAGCAAACTGGTGTCATCGAGGAAGGCGACCTCGTATATGACCCGTTTTCGGGAAGCGGGACGACAGCCGTCGAGGGGCGACTTCACGGATTGAACGCTGAAGGAAACGATATCAATCCGTTCGCCGTGATGCTCTCCGAAGCGAAGGCAATCCCGTTGGAACGTGGCGGACTGAGTGAGGCTCGGGACGCACTTGTTGACGGCCTATCCGAAGACCTCCGAGAAGTTCGTGAGGCATACGACGAGTCGGGCGAAGTCGAGTGGCTAGAGATGCCCGATGTTCGAGACGGGTGGTTCCCCGAACCGCAGCTCCACGAGTTGACTGCACTTCGAGACCGTATCGATTCGGTTGAGGATGAGTTTGGTGAGGCGTATGCCCGCTTCTTCCGTATCGTTCTCTCTCATACGACCCGTAAGGTATCCTACCAGCGCAACGGCGAGTACAAGCGTTACAGACTCGCCGAGGAAGACCGAGCTGACCACAATCCCGATGTTGAGGCTATCTTCACGAAGAAACTGAAACAGAATATGGAGAAGATGCGGGATTACAGCAATCGTGTTGACCACGACCTCGACACGACCATCCACTACTCTGACTCCCGAACCGCTGTCGAGGATGTGGGTGAGAATCAAGCCGATATCGTCATCACCTCGCCTCCATACGGCGACCATCAAACAACGGTTGCCTACGGTCAATTCAGTCAGGACCCTGCACTCCTCACAGGGAAAGTTACCTACGACGAGATGAAGGACGTGGACAAGACGGGACTCGGTGGGCGATACGATGTTCTCGAACCGCTCTCTGAACTCGAAGAGTATTCGCCGACGCTCAAAGCAACGCTGGACACGCTACGGGAGAAGGACGGTCGTTCTGATGATGCGATGGACTTCTTCCGTGACTACTATGCGGTGATGGAGCAGGTCGGAGAAATCACGAAGAGTGGTCAGCCTGTGGCGTGGGTTGTGGCGAATCGGACGATGAGCCGAGTGAACATCCCGACGCACCTGATTACCCGAGAACTCTGTGAACACCTTGGGTACGAGTTCAATGTGAATCTTCCTCGGGAAATCCCGAACAAGACGCTTCCGTGGGAGAACGCACCCGAAAACGTGGAAGGGACGAAAGGCGATTTGATGGCGAACGAGAATATCGTTATCCTGCGAGCGCCTTAG
- a CDS encoding MvaI/BcnI family restriction endonuclease, with the protein MHGNFDSFEEFVEKLEEIEEMGYVKSHRSGNTGIGKTLEDLLGITENNVPGPDAAGVELKSARRNSGSMMTLFTKEPPRGSRELWASSLVEKYGYEDDDGRPALKITLHVDTYNNQGFRTVTDDDGVHIEHEDDGIIATYPLDFLHDTYVEKVPEMVLVEADTQTIDGDEHFWYNEAYYLEGFDAEEFLNLIRESIIKIDLRMHLRDSGGARNHGTAFRIKDTSKLDRAFETRSQLIDGIGRDATVTEDPQQGLSDF; encoded by the coding sequence ATGCACGGGAACTTCGACTCGTTCGAAGAGTTTGTCGAGAAACTCGAAGAGATAGAGGAGATGGGATACGTCAAATCCCACCGAAGCGGGAACACAGGCATCGGAAAGACGCTTGAAGACTTACTCGGTATCACAGAGAACAACGTCCCTGGTCCTGACGCCGCAGGTGTCGAGCTGAAGTCCGCTCGTCGGAACTCGGGCAGTATGATGACGCTGTTCACGAAAGAGCCACCGAGAGGTTCCCGTGAACTGTGGGCGTCGTCGCTGGTGGAGAAATACGGCTATGAAGACGATGACGGACGGCCCGCACTCAAAATCACACTCCACGTTGATACCTACAACAATCAGGGATTCCGAACCGTCACAGATGATGACGGCGTACATATCGAACACGAAGACGACGGGATAATCGCTACCTATCCGCTCGACTTCCTCCACGATACGTATGTCGAGAAAGTTCCCGAGATGGTTCTCGTGGAGGCGGACACACAGACTATCGACGGCGACGAACACTTCTGGTACAACGAAGCGTACTACCTGGAAGGATTCGACGCCGAAGAGTTCCTGAACCTGATTCGGGAGTCTATCATCAAAATCGACCTGCGGATGCACCTGCGGGATTCGGGCGGCGCACGCAACCACGGTACAGCGTTCCGCATCAAAGACACCAGTAAACTCGATAGAGCGTTCGAAACTCGGTCCCAGCTCATCGACGGCATCGGTCGAGATGCAACAGTCACCGAAGACCCGCAACAAGGGCTCAGCGACTTCTAA
- a CDS encoding metal-dependent hydrolase, protein MHGQGHKGIALLLYSPITYILLEAGRPILAIGGLVTILFLSMLPDKDMVIALLPHRGPTHTIWFAVLVGLGLAGLGVGIQYGLDEIGVVAVAVPVAFLFFVGFCSVLFHIVGDSMTPSGVRPYKPISSHKHALGLTKSGSFIGNWAFYLLGLVANGVAVAIALQQHFLV, encoded by the coding sequence ATGCACGGTCAAGGACACAAAGGAATCGCCCTCTTGCTCTACTCGCCGATAACCTACATCCTGCTTGAAGCGGGACGCCCAATCTTAGCCATCGGTGGGTTGGTGACAATCTTGTTTCTCTCGATGCTCCCAGACAAAGATATGGTGATTGCTCTCCTCCCGCATCGAGGACCAACGCACACAATTTGGTTTGCGGTCTTGGTTGGGCTTGGACTCGCAGGTCTCGGGGTTGGGATTCAATACGGACTCGATGAGATTGGAGTTGTTGCGGTTGCGGTTCCCGTGGCGTTCCTGTTCTTCGTCGGCTTCTGTTCGGTGCTGTTCCACATCGTCGGTGATAGTATGACTCCTTCAGGGGTGCGCCCGTACAAACCAATTAGCTCGCACAAGCACGCACTCGGCCTAACAAAGAGCGGCTCGTTCATCGGTAACTGGGCGTTCTATCTGCTCGGTCTCGTGGCGAACGGAGTTGCAGTTGCGATTGCTCTCCAACAACACTTCCTAGTGTAA
- a CDS encoding tyrosine-type recombinase/integrase — MSNDKPSFEELRDAYIASKRGKGKAKKTFNGYKYSLQRFERFLDEFDLEYTDIDAETDIAPDFDGVIDETIDQEIVTVERSDNNILDYFIMWMLHDEEYAKSTVQTTYNYVQPFIKFLRSEGYVEYDAADETSVTDYVKHGTTAQKEKWGDDYVAVSPEQFEAMYQNAPAPKFRNRLILSILYSCGIRRAEICALQMGDVDLDDRRLEIPPVKTETGRRVWFSEKVKTNLEIWMKAKREAYYNSDSDYLFVTNDSRSNGGISPKRVSKIVRQAADHLEDQEVIETQSGQERAKYTTHSLRHGFAEEFIQSTGESGIYELKEILGHHSVSVTEIYTSGDKDEFLRSQMQRHGPQL; from the coding sequence ATGAGTAACGATAAACCGTCGTTCGAGGAGTTGAGAGATGCGTATATTGCGTCGAAGCGTGGGAAAGGCAAAGCCAAGAAAACGTTTAACGGTTACAAGTACAGCCTTCAACGGTTCGAACGGTTCTTAGATGAGTTTGATTTAGAGTATACGGATATCGACGCTGAGACGGATATCGCTCCAGATTTTGATGGTGTTATAGATGAGACGATAGACCAAGAAATCGTCACAGTCGAACGCTCTGACAACAATATACTCGACTATTTTATTATGTGGATGCTTCACGACGAAGAGTATGCTAAGTCCACCGTCCAGACGACATACAATTATGTACAGCCGTTTATCAAATTCCTTCGCTCAGAAGGGTACGTCGAGTATGATGCGGCTGACGAGACCTCGGTAACGGATTATGTCAAACACGGCACCACAGCGCAGAAAGAGAAGTGGGGTGATGATTATGTTGCAGTTTCTCCCGAGCAGTTCGAGGCGATGTACCAGAACGCTCCCGCTCCGAAATTTCGGAATCGCCTGATACTATCTATCTTGTATTCGTGTGGGATTCGTCGTGCTGAGATTTGTGCGCTCCAGATGGGTGATGTGGACTTAGACGACCGCCGTCTCGAAATACCACCTGTGAAGACAGAGACTGGTCGGAGGGTGTGGTTCAGCGAGAAAGTGAAGACGAATCTCGAAATCTGGATGAAAGCGAAGCGTGAGGCGTACTATAACTCTGACTCGGACTATCTCTTCGTGACGAACGATTCACGCTCGAACGGCGGCATCTCTCCGAAGCGGGTCTCGAAGATAGTTCGCCAAGCCGCTGACCATCTCGAAGACCAGGAGGTTATCGAAACCCAGAGTGGCCAAGAACGAGCCAAGTATACTACACACTCACTCCGTCACGGGTTCGCCGAAGAATTTATCCAATCGACTGGCGAGTCGGGAATCTACGAGCTAAAGGAAATCCTTGGCCACCACAGCGTGTCGGTGACAGAGATTTACACTTCGGGAGATAAGGACGAATTCTTGCGGTCGCAGATGCAACGGCACGGCCCTCAGTTATAG